The Deinococcus aerolatus region GACATTTCCGCCGAGAAGAACGTCGCCAGCCTGACCTTCTCCGAGCAGGAGGGCAGCTACCTCGTGGGCTACCTCGCGGCCATGAACAGCTCGACCGGTGTGGTGGGCTTCGTCGGCGGTATGGACATTCCCCTGATCCACAAGTTTGAAGCCGGCTACACCGCAGGCGTCAAGGCCGCCAACCCCAAGGCGCGCGTGATCGCGCAGTACGTGGGCACCACCCCCGACGCCTGGAACAACCCCAGCAAGGCCAAGGAAATCGCCGGCAGCATGCGGGCCAAGGGCGCGGACATCATCTTCGCCGCCGCCGGCGCCTCAGGCAACGGCGTGATCGACTACGTCAAGCAGACCCAGTGCCTCAAGGCCGGCAGCCTGCCGAGCGGCGTGAAGTTCACCACCGACAACTTCAAGGCCGTCAAGAAGAGCGCGGCCTACACCAAGGCCTGCGCCGGCAACACCCGCCCCATGTTCTTTATCGGCGTGGACAGCAACCAGAACTACCTGGGCGACTTTGACAAGAACCCCGCCACCATGAACCACGGCCTGACCAGCATGGTCAAGCGGGTAGACAACGCGGTCTACCAGCTGATCAGCGACGTCAAGGACGACAAGTTCAAGGCGGGCTCGCGCGTCTTCGGCCTGAAGGACGGCGGCGTGGGCTACGCTGTCGACCAGTACAACAAGGCCCTGATCACCAGCACCCAGGTGGCCAAGGTGGAAGGCATCAAGGGCCAGATCATCAGCGGCAAGATCAAGGTCCCCACCAAGTAAGCCTCATCCCTTCTCAGAGGGCGGTCCCGCGTGGGCCGCCTTCTTGTTGTGTTGACTTTTTGTACTGTCTTTCTGTGCCGGCTTTTTGCTCTGCACCGCCCTGCCGGCCAGTCTCCAGGGCGTGCCATTCTGAGGGCATGACAGACCGCCCCCCGCCTCTGCGCGATCAGCTTGTGATCGTCACGCCCCACCCGTCCGGGCAGCTCCCGGCACAGATCCTGCGGCAGATGCTGGGGGACGACATGTTCGACACCCCGAAGCGCGAGGCGTTTCTGCGGCGCCTCTTTCTGGACGGGGACGCCTACACGGACCTGCTGTACTCGCTGCCCGGCGCGCGGCATGTCCAGGCGCCCTGGAGCCGCTTTGCCGTGGACCTCAACCGCGACCGCGTGGACCGCGTGGACAACGGCGTGATCAAGGCCACCGATTTTGACCGTCAGCCGCTGTATCCGCCCGACACCCAGATTCCGGAAGATGAACGCGAAGGACGCCTGCGGCGCATCTGGGACACCTTCGACGCGGCGGTGGCTGCAGAACTTTCCGGCGCACGGCTGATGATCGTGGGCCACAGCATGGCCCCCCACGGTCCCCGGCTGGGCCAGGACAC contains the following coding sequences:
- a CDS encoding BMP family lipoprotein, which codes for MKKFLTLALAVSVSLAGAQAMRVGLAYDAGGKFDKSFNQSAYEGSQRAAKKLGVQVKDFEPSDPSQVIQGVRSFANEGFDLTIGVGFANNASISQVAKENPDLYFGLVDDISAEKNVASLTFSEQEGSYLVGYLAAMNSSTGVVGFVGGMDIPLIHKFEAGYTAGVKAANPKARVIAQYVGTTPDAWNNPSKAKEIAGSMRAKGADIIFAAAGASGNGVIDYVKQTQCLKAGSLPSGVKFTTDNFKAVKKSAAYTKACAGNTRPMFFIGVDSNQNYLGDFDKNPATMNHGLTSMVKRVDNAVYQLISDVKDDKFKAGSRVFGLKDGGVGYAVDQYNKALITSTQVAKVEGIKGQIISGKIKVPTK
- a CDS encoding N-formylglutamate amidohydrolase, encoding MTDRPPPLRDQLVIVTPHPSGQLPAQILRQMLGDDMFDTPKREAFLRRLFLDGDAYTDLLYSLPGARHVQAPWSRFAVDLNRDRVDRVDNGVIKATDFDRQPLYPPDTQIPEDEREGRLRRIWDTFDAAVAAELSGARLMIVGHSMAPHGPRLGQDTGTPRPAICLMPGTPDAPTFPHDRWAALKAAAEHAFESVIAASAFERVTIGEPWSTDTLSLNHSRRSGVPAFGIEFNAGLHLRDGQPVDSAMRGINAAFAVFADAALALVG